A portion of the Lysinibacillus timonensis genome contains these proteins:
- a CDS encoding DMT family transporter — protein MQIKANILLLIVTMFWGMSYMFMVMGLESLEVFNTVALRSLIAFILAGLIFYKWLKNVSRKVIFYGMIQGFFLVGAIGFPMIGVMTTPTANAGFLVSLTVVLVPIITSIIEKKTPSRTVCIAIMCTLIGIIILTVGSSFTFQVGEMFCLLTALSYSIYIVLNGIFTKSVHALTFGIYQMGFATVISGIICLLIESPQVPTTSSAWVAVLGLGILCSAFGFIGQTVAQQYTSPTHTGLIFSLEPIFASIFAILFLGEELTIRLMVGGSLIFGGNLIAQLEQYHHYRIVKDQMYSSTNESLIYNKKTTSS, from the coding sequence ATGCAAATTAAAGCAAATATCTTATTACTTATCGTCACGATGTTTTGGGGCATGTCTTATATGTTTATGGTAATGGGTTTAGAATCTTTAGAGGTATTTAATACGGTTGCGTTACGCAGTTTAATTGCTTTTATTTTAGCAGGGTTAATTTTTTACAAATGGTTAAAAAATGTTAGTCGGAAGGTTATTTTTTACGGTATGATTCAAGGGTTTTTCTTGGTGGGTGCCATTGGGTTTCCAATGATAGGTGTCATGACAACACCAACTGCAAATGCTGGTTTTCTCGTTAGTTTGACAGTTGTTTTAGTCCCTATTATTACGAGTATTATTGAGAAAAAAACTCCTTCACGAACAGTTTGTATCGCCATTATGTGTACCTTAATAGGTATTATTATTTTAACAGTAGGAAGTTCATTTACTTTTCAAGTCGGCGAGATGTTCTGCTTACTTACTGCTCTTTCCTATTCGATTTATATTGTCCTAAATGGCATATTCACAAAATCTGTCCACGCTCTTACGTTTGGAATTTATCAGATGGGATTCGCAACAGTTATCAGTGGAATTATTTGTTTACTGATTGAATCTCCTCAAGTTCCAACAACCTCTTCTGCTTGGGTAGCGGTACTTGGTTTAGGGATTTTATGTAGTGCTTTTGGTTTTATCGGTCAAACAGTAGCACAACAATATACTTCACCCACCCATACAGGATTAATCTTTTCTCTAGAACCAATCTTTGCTTCAATCTTTGCAATTTTGTTTTTGGGCGAAGAACTAACGATTCGCTTAATGGTAGGTGGTTCCTTGATTTTTGGGGGTAATTTAATCGCACAGCTTGAACAGTATCATCATTACCGAATTGTGAAGGACCAAATGTACAGCAGTACAAATGAATCACTTATATACAATAAAAAAACAACTTCTAGTTAA
- a CDS encoding LysR family transcriptional regulator — MSLIKYEIFNKVAEIGSFTKAGEILGLTQSAVSHAISSLEKDFGFPLIHRSKQGLQLTADGQMMLIAMRQVLQAQELLVQEAANINGLAKGIVRIGTFSSISSKWLPIIIQIMEDLYPGIRIELREGDYYEIEHMLSEGEIDCGFLNRTFSNQFEFRPLFRDPLVCIVSNHSPLYDKKSVDIGDVETEPFILTSYNGINDVLTILEQYNVKPNIRFELYDESAIVSMIEHGLGISILPKLVLKGLPERVRAIPIKQECYRIIGIATKQKLSPATEKFIEVLMNWLTTNEMLVEIE, encoded by the coding sequence ATGAGCTTAATTAAGTATGAAATTTTCAATAAAGTTGCAGAGATTGGCAGTTTTACGAAAGCTGGTGAAATACTTGGATTAACCCAATCAGCAGTAAGTCATGCTATTTCCAGCTTGGAAAAGGATTTTGGATTTCCCTTGATTCACCGTAGCAAACAAGGACTACAACTAACTGCAGATGGACAAATGATGCTAATCGCAATGCGTCAAGTACTTCAAGCGCAGGAATTACTTGTGCAAGAAGCAGCAAATATTAATGGTCTAGCAAAAGGGATTGTACGTATTGGTACATTTTCTAGTATATCTTCTAAGTGGTTGCCAATTATCATTCAGATAATGGAGGATCTTTATCCAGGAATTCGAATCGAGCTACGTGAAGGGGATTACTATGAAATAGAACATATGCTGTCAGAAGGGGAAATTGACTGTGGGTTTTTAAATCGTACATTTTCGAATCAATTTGAGTTTAGACCTTTATTTCGCGATCCATTAGTGTGCATTGTCTCAAATCATAGTCCCCTATATGATAAAAAGTCAGTGGATATTGGGGATGTTGAAACAGAACCATTTATCTTAACATCTTATAATGGGATAAATGACGTCTTAACAATTTTAGAACAATATAATGTAAAACCAAACATCCGTTTCGAACTATATGATGAAAGTGCAATCGTTTCAATGATTGAACATGGTTTAGGAATTTCAATATTACCAAAACTAGTGTTAAAAGGACTACCAGAAAGGGTACGTGCAATTCCAATAAAACAAGAGTGCTATAGGATAATTGGAATTGCTACAAAGCAAAAACTTTCACCAGCTACTGAAAAGTTTATTGAAGTGTTAATGAATTGGTTAACTACTAATGAAATGTTAGTAGAAATTGAGTAG
- a CDS encoding phosphopantothenoylcysteine decarboxylase: MENLQGKKILITSGGTLEKWDRVRGHTNLSKGTMGCFLAEAAYKSGAEVIYLHGYFTKLPNHANFMRTVMFEGIEDLGNKVKEIVQTENIDFVIMAAAGSDWVIDKVYDQSGNLLEEKGKMPSDEPPIIYFKKAPKILGQIKGWAPNTTLIGFKLEATEDIDYLVNRAKLRMEASQARFMVANSSNSLYGMEEPHFIVSSSGDVVQIEGKEKTAIKLMEILSNL; the protein is encoded by the coding sequence GTGGAAAATTTACAGGGGAAAAAAATATTAATAACAAGCGGAGGTACGCTTGAAAAATGGGATCGTGTTCGTGGTCATACTAATTTATCAAAGGGTACGATGGGTTGTTTTCTAGCTGAGGCTGCTTATAAGAGTGGGGCTGAGGTCATATATCTTCATGGTTATTTTACAAAGCTACCTAACCATGCAAATTTCATGCGAACTGTGATGTTTGAAGGCATTGAAGATTTAGGAAATAAAGTGAAAGAGATCGTACAAACAGAAAATATTGATTTTGTTATTATGGCAGCCGCAGGTTCTGATTGGGTAATCGATAAAGTGTATGATCAATCTGGTAACTTATTAGAGGAAAAAGGGAAGATGCCTTCAGACGAGCCACCTATTATTTACTTTAAAAAGGCTCCGAAAATCTTAGGCCAAATAAAAGGATGGGCCCCAAATACAACACTGATTGGATTTAAACTTGAGGCAACGGAAGATATCGATTATTTAGTGAATCGTGCAAAGTTAAGAATGGAAGCTTCTCAAGCGCGATTTATGGTGGCCAATAGTTCCAACTCATTGTATGGAATGGAAGAACCACACTTTATTGTTTCTTCATCAGGAGACGTAGTTCAAATTGAAGGTAAAGAAAAGACAGCAATCAAGCTAATGGAGATTTTAAGTAATTTATAA
- a CDS encoding YbaK/EbsC family protein codes for MSIQSVREHFKKFDREQDILEYDQISATVEQAAVALNVIPARIAKTLSFKDKEGNGFLVVTAGDAKVDNRKFRDQFEIKAKMLSADEVVEQTGHVIGGVCPFGLAKDLPIYLDISMKRFTTVFPACGSINSAIELTCDELMQYSGAIKWVDVSKDWNEQLQDSSHLEELSK; via the coding sequence ATGTCAATACAAAGTGTTCGGGAACATTTTAAAAAGTTTGACCGAGAACAAGACATTTTAGAATATGATCAAATTAGCGCAACTGTGGAACAAGCTGCTGTTGCCTTAAATGTAATACCTGCTCGAATTGCTAAAACATTATCATTTAAAGATAAAGAAGGCAATGGATTTTTAGTTGTAACTGCAGGTGATGCAAAAGTAGATAACCGTAAGTTCCGTGATCAATTTGAAATAAAAGCAAAAATGTTAAGTGCTGATGAGGTTGTAGAACAAACAGGACACGTTATAGGAGGAGTTTGTCCATTTGGTTTAGCAAAGGATTTACCCATTTACTTAGATATCTCAATGAAACGATTTACTACTGTGTTTCCTGCATGTGGTAGCATCAATTCTGCAATTGAATTAACATGCGATGAATTAATGCAATATTCAGGTGCAATTAAGTGGGTTGATGTAAGTAAGGATTGGAATGAGCAGTTACAAGATTCATCGCATTTAGAAGAGCTCTCAAAATAA
- a CDS encoding VOC family protein: MYYLDHIVHFVEKPEQMVEKTNEIGLHTVVGGKHSMWGTYNSLCYFGLSYIEFIGIYNEELFHKSAKEPYTLHQTYAKRNRKNGFNRIALRTNTIDHDAERLKKIGFTVYGPDSFSRTRPDGSVITWKLLHFGQHEQDMDYPFLIQWEGDDISRYEELEQLGTIKQHPLGNLKIIEISIEVKNIVIAETWARVFQYDIKKNENTATIFSPNCHFKFIQNEDAQNEITEVVIAGSTNDQEVILENAKYRFTT, encoded by the coding sequence ATGTATTATTTGGATCATATAGTTCATTTCGTTGAAAAGCCTGAACAAATGGTTGAGAAAACTAACGAAATCGGTCTACATACCGTCGTAGGTGGTAAACATTCAATGTGGGGAACTTATAATTCGTTATGCTATTTTGGCTTGTCCTATATTGAATTTATAGGCATCTATAATGAAGAATTGTTTCACAAATCAGCAAAAGAACCATATACATTACATCAAACTTATGCTAAGAGGAATAGGAAAAATGGATTTAATAGAATAGCATTACGAACAAATACCATTGATCACGATGCTGAAAGGTTAAAAAAAATCGGTTTTACGGTTTATGGACCTGATTCGTTTTCTCGAACTCGTCCGGATGGATCTGTTATAACATGGAAGTTACTTCATTTTGGACAACACGAACAAGATATGGATTACCCATTTCTAATCCAATGGGAGGGCGATGATATAAGTCGCTATGAAGAGCTTGAACAACTTGGAACAATTAAACAGCACCCATTAGGAAATTTAAAGATTATTGAAATTTCCATTGAAGTAAAGAATATAGTAATTGCGGAAACGTGGGCACGAGTATTTCAATATGACATTAAGAAAAATGAAAATACAGCTACCATATTTAGCCCTAATTGTCATTTTAAGTTTATTCAAAACGAAGATGCTCAAAACGAAATTACGGAAGTCGTTATTGCAGGTTCAACAAATGATCAAGAAGTAATACTAGAAAATGCGAAGTATAGGTTTACAACATAA
- a CDS encoding cold-shock protein yields MHHQGKVKWFSNEKGYGFIETNDGEDVFVHFTGIVGDGFRTLEDGEEVSFHVVDGIRGLQATSVERLN; encoded by the coding sequence ATGCATCATCAAGGTAAAGTAAAATGGTTCAGTAACGAAAAAGGTTATGGTTTTATTGAAACAAATGATGGAGAAGACGTTTTTGTTCACTTTACGGGAATCGTTGGTGATGGGTTTCGCACACTCGAAGATGGAGAAGAAGTATCGTTTCATGTTGTCGATGGAATTAGAGGACTACAGGCAACAAGTGTTGAAAGGTTGAATTGA
- a CDS encoding ABC transporter ATP-binding protein, with the protein MNTNNREISSFKSLILKAGIPKIPLIVGLSLSFITTIFSLVIPLLTREIVDGFAISSINLYIIAAIVIVFILQAVIDGTSMFLLSYVGQKLVAQLREMIWKRLIRLPVTYFDRQQSGEIVSRVVNDTGIVKDLISQHFPNFISGLISIIGAVIVLFIMDWKMTLIMLISVPVTAMIMVPLGTKMAKISRGLQDETAKFTGNIQQTLSEIRLMKSSNAEKYEEARGITGIKKLLTLGLNEAKILALISPVMYTIVMAVIVMIIGYGGIRVANGTMTTGSLVAFLLYLFQIIYPITAFALFFTELSKAKGATERIIEILNIELEEGHKESEFIISDESIIFDNVSFSYDQEHPVIQNVSFKALPGEMIAFAGPSGGGKTTLFALLERYYEPTNGEIRIGNVPIHELSLESWRSQIGYVSQESSMLAGTIRENLCYGLVEDIDDEQLWAVAKMAYADDFIQTLPDGLDTEVGERGVKLSGGQRQRIAIARAFLRNPKVLLMDEATASLDSESEHVVQQALSHLMKGRTTFIIAHRLSTIVDADQIIFIENGKITGFGKHEELMKSHQLYRHYAEQQLNN; encoded by the coding sequence ATGAATACAAATAATCGAGAAATTAGTTCTTTTAAATCACTTATTCTAAAAGCCGGTATACCTAAAATACCGCTTATTGTTGGTCTATCTTTAAGTTTTATAACTACCATTTTTAGTCTTGTAATCCCATTACTGACAAGGGAAATTGTAGATGGTTTTGCAATATCTTCGATAAATTTGTATATAATTGCGGCTATCGTTATAGTATTCATTTTACAAGCTGTTATTGATGGTACATCGATGTTCTTATTGAGTTATGTTGGACAAAAATTGGTTGCGCAGTTACGTGAGATGATTTGGAAAAGGCTGATTCGATTACCGGTGACTTATTTTGATCGGCAGCAGAGTGGAGAAATTGTTAGTCGTGTGGTGAATGATACAGGAATTGTTAAAGATTTGATTTCACAGCATTTTCCTAACTTTATATCGGGGTTAATCTCAATTATCGGAGCGGTCATCGTATTATTCATTATGGATTGGAAAATGACCCTCATTATGTTGATATCAGTACCTGTAACTGCAATGATTATGGTTCCACTTGGTACAAAAATGGCGAAAATTTCACGTGGACTACAAGATGAAACCGCAAAGTTTACTGGGAACATCCAACAAACGTTAAGTGAAATTCGACTTATGAAATCTTCCAATGCTGAAAAGTATGAAGAGGCTAGGGGAATAACGGGGATAAAGAAACTATTAACGCTTGGATTAAATGAAGCGAAAATACTCGCTTTGATTTCACCTGTTATGTATACCATTGTCATGGCTGTCATCGTAATGATTATAGGCTATGGAGGTATTAGAGTTGCAAATGGCACAATGACGACAGGTTCATTAGTTGCTTTTTTACTGTATTTATTTCAAATCATTTACCCTATCACCGCATTTGCATTGTTTTTCACTGAGCTCTCTAAAGCAAAAGGTGCTACTGAACGGATTATAGAAATTCTAAATATCGAACTAGAAGAAGGGCATAAAGAATCTGAATTCATCATTTCAGACGAATCGATTATATTTGACAATGTATCTTTTTCCTATGATCAGGAGCATCCAGTTATTCAAAATGTTTCTTTCAAAGCTCTTCCTGGTGAGATGATTGCTTTTGCTGGACCGAGTGGTGGAGGGAAGACGACGTTATTTGCATTACTAGAAAGATATTATGAGCCAACGAATGGGGAAATTCGAATTGGAAATGTACCTATACATGAGCTATCACTTGAATCTTGGAGAAGCCAAATTGGTTATGTGTCTCAAGAAAGTTCTATGTTAGCCGGAACAATTCGAGAAAATTTGTGCTATGGTTTAGTTGAAGATATAGATGACGAACAATTATGGGCAGTTGCAAAAATGGCTTATGCTGACGATTTTATTCAAACTTTGCCAGATGGTTTAGATACTGAAGTAGGAGAACGTGGTGTGAAATTATCTGGAGGACAGAGGCAACGAATTGCAATAGCAAGGGCGTTTTTAAGAAATCCCAAAGTTTTATTAATGGATGAAGCAACTGCAAGTTTAGATAGTGAATCGGAACATGTTGTTCAACAGGCTCTTTCTCATCTCATGAAGGGAAGAACTACATTTATCATTGCCCATCGACTTTCAACGATTGTAGATGCTGATCAAATCATATTCATTGAAAATGGAAAAATAACAGGCTTTGGTAAACATGAAGAATTAATGAAGTCCCATCAACTTTATCGTCATTATGCAGAACAACAACTAAATAATTAA
- a CDS encoding DoxX family protein, producing MILKTSEFGGFLIRIVIGITFLLHGLAKYDEGIGVLQDRFSNYNIPYADYVAIGVTLVEIIGGIFMIIGFTVRFISILFIVVMTGAIVYAKFQLGFLQGYEIDVLLMTMALYLLFAGNKFLALDNFFVERKKKKS from the coding sequence ATTATTCTGAAAACAAGTGAATTTGGTGGTTTTCTTATCCGTATTGTAATAGGTATTACGTTCCTCCTGCATGGTCTTGCTAAGTACGATGAAGGGATTGGTGTATTACAGGATCGTTTTTCAAACTACAATATTCCCTATGCAGACTATGTCGCTATTGGTGTGACTTTAGTTGAAATTATTGGTGGAATATTTATGATTATCGGTTTCACAGTTCGATTCATATCTATTTTGTTTATTGTTGTTATGACTGGTGCAATTGTATATGCAAAATTTCAACTAGGTTTTTTACAAGGCTACGAAATCGACGTACTACTCATGACAATGGCTCTATACCTATTATTTGCTGGAAATAAGTTTCTCGCACTTGATAACTTCTTTGTAGAGAGAAAGAAGAAGAAATCATAA
- a CDS encoding HD domain-containing protein yields MIETLKAKVVNIYNQFDASHDYQHIERVLQNAETILDSEPTADRDIVCAAVLLHDVSDKKYTNSKETEKQLIDDLPISNDKKEHIREIIASVSFNGGNELPAKTIEAKIVRDADRLDAIGAIGVARTFAFGGAKGRKLYDDSEEVRLQMSEAEYRSKSTASVTHFYEKLLLLKDLMTTEKGKQMAEQRHAFMLSFIQQLKNEREGIS; encoded by the coding sequence ATGATTGAAACATTAAAAGCTAAAGTAGTGAACATTTATAATCAATTTGATGCAAGTCATGATTATCAGCATATTGAAAGAGTTTTACAAAATGCAGAAACAATTTTAGACTCCGAACCAACTGCTGATCGTGATATTGTTTGTGCAGCCGTGTTATTACATGATGTGAGCGATAAAAAATATACAAACAGTAAAGAAACTGAGAAACAATTAATAGACGATCTTCCAATTAGTAACGATAAAAAGGAACATATTCGGGAAATTATCGCTAGTGTATCTTTTAATGGCGGTAACGAGCTTCCGGCAAAAACAATTGAAGCAAAAATAGTTAGAGATGCTGATAGGCTTGATGCAATAGGGGCTATTGGTGTAGCAAGAACATTTGCTTTTGGTGGTGCAAAAGGGCGCAAGTTGTATGATGATTCAGAGGAAGTTAGATTGCAAATGAGTGAAGCAGAATATCGAAGTAAATCAACTGCTTCTGTCACACATTTTTACGAGAAGCTACTATTACTAAAAGATTTAATGACAACGGAGAAAGGGAAGCAAATGGCAGAACAAAGACATGCTTTTATGTTATCCTTTATACAACAGCTAAAAAACGAAAGAGAAGGAATTTCATGA
- a CDS encoding ABC-F family ATP-binding cassette domain-containing protein yields MSHLIVSNLTKTVGDKTLFNNIEFTIHDGERAGLIGINGTGKSTLLSIISGVQDADSIEMDHPNKYHIAYLPQEPKFEEGETVLQAVFSSNSPILKLNRDYEDTVKQLSKYPESEEWQNKLFSLQQQMDIEKAWDVNALAKQALTKLGIDMYDEIVTNLSGGQQKRVALAKVLIEPADLYLLDEPTNHLDVQSTQWLQEMVNRLKGAVIFITHDRYFLDEVSTHIYELADKTLYRHIGNYADYLEARAIRVEMHAATQEKLQNRYRSELKWIRRGAKARTTKQKARIQRFEELDSKIERGSNDANLDLSLATSRLGKKVIEGENLTKAYGDRIILKDFNFLLQQGDRIGIIGANGYGKSTLLNILAGEIEPDNGEVIVGSTVKRAHFKQVLPAMNENARMIEYIREASNDITDAQGIRYSAAQMLERFLFPLHTHGTPIGKLSGGERKRLHLLRLLMEQPNVLLLDEPTNDLDIETLGVLEDFIEQFPGVVITISHDRFFLDRIAKRLWILDGKGNIEESLDIYSDYLEKQTALQHEEVKVEKVVKPKQQKVKSDKKKLSFKEQKEWETIQDSISKIEHNIMETEEAITSTGSDYTKLQKLTEQLDQLNKEYERLIERWSYLEEIVNSI; encoded by the coding sequence ATGAGCCATTTAATTGTTTCAAACTTAACAAAAACAGTGGGTGATAAAACCCTCTTTAACAATATCGAATTTACTATCCACGATGGTGAAAGAGCGGGTTTAATCGGAATCAATGGTACCGGAAAGTCAACGCTATTATCTATCATTTCGGGCGTGCAAGATGCTGATTCTATTGAGATGGATCACCCGAACAAATATCACATTGCATACTTACCACAAGAACCAAAGTTTGAAGAGGGAGAAACGGTTCTTCAAGCAGTCTTTTCAAGTAATTCACCAATACTAAAACTTAATAGAGATTATGAAGATACAGTCAAACAACTTTCTAAATATCCAGAATCAGAAGAATGGCAAAATAAACTATTCTCATTACAACAACAAATGGATATTGAAAAAGCATGGGATGTAAATGCTTTGGCAAAACAAGCATTAACCAAACTCGGCATTGATATGTATGATGAAATCGTTACTAATTTATCTGGCGGTCAACAAAAACGTGTAGCTTTAGCAAAAGTACTTATTGAGCCAGCAGACCTTTACTTGTTAGATGAACCGACGAACCATCTGGATGTACAGTCTACACAATGGTTACAAGAAATGGTGAATCGTCTTAAAGGTGCAGTTATTTTTATTACACATGATCGATATTTTTTAGATGAGGTTTCTACTCATATTTATGAATTAGCAGATAAGACATTATATCGTCATATTGGTAATTATGCGGATTACTTAGAAGCAAGAGCCATACGCGTTGAAATGCATGCTGCTACACAGGAAAAGTTACAGAACCGATACCGTTCTGAGCTTAAATGGATACGTCGAGGCGCAAAGGCAAGAACAACAAAACAAAAAGCAAGAATTCAACGTTTTGAAGAGTTAGATTCAAAAATAGAGCGTGGCTCAAATGATGCAAATCTTGACTTGTCGTTAGCTACTTCACGATTAGGGAAAAAGGTCATTGAAGGCGAAAATCTGACAAAAGCATACGGTGATCGAATTATTTTAAAAGATTTTAACTTTTTACTACAACAAGGTGACCGAATCGGAATTATTGGTGCGAATGGTTATGGTAAGTCAACTTTATTGAATATTCTTGCCGGTGAGATTGAACCAGACAACGGGGAAGTGATTGTTGGTTCAACAGTGAAACGAGCACATTTTAAGCAAGTACTCCCGGCCATGAATGAAAATGCTAGAATGATAGAATATATACGAGAGGCATCTAACGATATTACAGATGCACAAGGCATACGTTATTCTGCTGCACAAATGCTTGAGCGATTTTTATTCCCATTACATACACATGGTACACCGATTGGGAAATTGTCAGGCGGGGAACGAAAAAGACTGCATTTATTACGCTTATTAATGGAACAACCAAACGTTTTATTACTCGATGAGCCAACAAATGATTTAGATATTGAAACATTAGGTGTTTTGGAGGACTTTATTGAGCAGTTCCCAGGCGTTGTAATTACAATATCTCATGATCGCTTTTTCCTTGACCGTATTGCAAAAAGGCTATGGATTTTGGATGGTAAGGGGAATATAGAAGAAAGTTTAGACATTTATAGTGATTATTTAGAGAAACAAACAGCTTTACAACATGAAGAAGTGAAAGTAGAGAAAGTAGTAAAACCAAAACAACAAAAGGTTAAAAGTGATAAGAAAAAACTGTCATTTAAAGAACAAAAGGAATGGGAAACCATTCAAGATTCCATTTCAAAAATAGAACATAACATTATGGAAACGGAAGAGGCAATAACTTCTACCGGATCTGACTATACAAAGTTACAAAAATTAACCGAACAACTTGACCAATTAAATAAAGAATACGAACGGTTAATTGAAAGATGGTCGTACCTGGAAGAAATAGTGAACTCCATTTAG
- a CDS encoding conserved virulence factor C family protein: protein MKIVTIEPTPSPNSMKVVVDEELPFGKSFNYTKENASQAPKAIQAILNVEGVKGVYHVADFLAVERNAKYNWETILSDVRVALGEKGENIEREEHAVDHYGELFVHVQMFRGVPIQIKVFDSSSEHRIATGERFIDAFQKIKIDKTDDNYILERKWVDYGVRYGEKEDIAQNVLTEIDATYPEERLKQIVDGANSKNTVTLERQKVTLEQFESADDWQKRYQLLDQLPDPEVEDLPLLEKALEDEQMSIRRLSTVYLGMIEDIAVVPALTRALKDKSAAVRRTAGDCMSDLGFAEFEPSMMEALKDKNKLVRWRAAMYLYETGTEKSLTSLHEAENDPEFEVKLQVKMAIARIEQGEEAKGSVWKQMTERS, encoded by the coding sequence ATGAAAATCGTAACAATTGAACCTACACCAAGTCCGAACTCAATGAAGGTCGTAGTAGATGAAGAACTTCCGTTTGGAAAAAGTTTCAACTATACGAAGGAAAACGCTAGTCAAGCACCTAAAGCTATACAGGCAATTTTAAATGTGGAAGGTGTAAAAGGTGTTTATCATGTTGCAGACTTTTTAGCAGTTGAACGAAATGCAAAGTATAATTGGGAAACAATATTATCTGACGTTCGTGTTGCATTAGGTGAAAAAGGCGAAAATATTGAACGTGAGGAGCACGCTGTGGATCACTATGGTGAGTTGTTTGTTCATGTACAAATGTTTAGAGGTGTCCCAATTCAAATTAAAGTATTTGACTCATCTTCAGAACACAGAATAGCAACTGGGGAACGTTTTATAGATGCATTCCAAAAAATTAAAATTGATAAAACAGATGATAACTACATTTTAGAACGTAAATGGGTTGACTATGGCGTACGCTACGGTGAAAAGGAAGATATTGCACAAAATGTGTTAACGGAAATTGACGCGACTTATCCTGAAGAACGACTAAAACAAATCGTTGATGGAGCCAATTCCAAAAATACTGTGACACTAGAGCGTCAAAAAGTAACATTAGAGCAATTCGAAAGTGCAGATGATTGGCAAAAACGTTATCAATTATTAGATCAGCTACCAGATCCGGAAGTGGAGGATCTGCCATTACTTGAAAAAGCACTAGAGGATGAGCAAATGTCAATTCGACGCCTATCAACTGTTTATTTAGGTATGATAGAGGACATCGCAGTTGTACCAGCACTTACTCGAGCTTTAAAAGACAAAAGTGCAGCAGTAAGACGAACGGCGGGAGATTGTATGAGTGATTTAGGTTTTGCTGAGTTTGAACCTTCAATGATGGAAGCGTTAAAAGATAAAAATAAATTAGTTCGTTGGCGCGCGGCAATGTATTTATATGAAACAGGTACGGAGAAAAGTTTAACTTCCTTACATGAAGCCGAAAATGATCCTGAGTTTGAAGTAAAACTACAAGTGAAGATGGCTATTGCTCGTATTGAACAAGGTGAAGAAGCAAAAGGCTCTGTTTGGAAACAAATGACAGAAAGATCGTAA
- a CDS encoding DMT family transporter — translation MLSVSAMIKLTISMAIFGSIGFFTINTGIPAVELVFVRCICATIFLGGMWYFTNGHKTENWNKKEVLQTLICGFFLVLNWVFLFKAFEEMSITVVISIYNLAPIFVLLLGTLFLKEKMTLSGLLATVTCFIGSIFIVGIENVQSIEQFMNSGFIWALLSAICYALTMFTSKTLSSLSPYATTFLQTIVGIIMLLPFTNFDVFNGLTTSNWLYIIGTGIIHTGFVYYLFFDSIRNLSTLIVSILVFVDPVVAILLDTIILDFRPSFIQSLGILLIFGGILFTIFKPTKKEVTKVEENEILP, via the coding sequence ATGTTGTCTGTTTCAGCAATGATTAAGTTAACAATTTCTATGGCAATATTTGGTTCAATAGGTTTCTTCACAATCAACACTGGTATCCCTGCAGTGGAATTAGTATTTGTAAGATGTATTTGCGCGACAATCTTTTTAGGTGGAATGTGGTATTTTACGAATGGTCATAAAACGGAAAATTGGAATAAGAAGGAAGTTTTACAAACATTGATATGCGGTTTCTTTCTGGTGTTGAATTGGGTATTTTTATTTAAAGCATTTGAAGAGATGTCCATAACAGTCGTTATATCTATTTATAACTTAGCACCTATATTTGTACTACTTTTAGGTACACTGTTTTTAAAGGAAAAAATGACCTTAAGCGGATTACTTGCAACTGTTACTTGTTTTATAGGTAGCATCTTTATAGTTGGAATAGAAAATGTACAATCAATTGAACAATTTATGAATTCTGGTTTCATATGGGCATTACTCTCAGCGATATGTTACGCATTAACTATGTTTACGAGTAAAACGCTAAGTAGTTTATCACCCTATGCTACGACTTTCTTACAAACAATTGTTGGCATCATTATGTTGCTACCATTTACCAATTTTGATGTATTTAACGGTTTAACGACATCTAATTGGCTTTACATCATTGGAACTGGAATTATACATACAGGTTTTGTTTATTACTTATTTTTTGATAGTATACGAAATCTATCGACATTAATTGTTTCCATCCTTGTTTTTGTGGACCCTGTAGTTGCAATTTTGCTAGATACAATCATTCTAGATTTTAGACCATCATTCATTCAATCATTAGGCATTTTATTAATATTCGGTGGGATTTTGTTTACAATCTTTAAACCAACAAAGAAAGAAGTCACAAAAGTTGAAGAAAATGAAATATTGCCATAA